A window from Bacteroidetes Order II. bacterium encodes these proteins:
- a CDS encoding ring-cleaving dioxygenase — protein MNNLTTGLHHITAIVGNAQRNYDFYTQALGLRFVKKTVNFDDPGTYHFYYGNYAAEPGTILTFFPWANIRQGRAGIGQATSIGYSVPEGAFGFWKERFDALGIRSLSPTERFGEPVLGFWDPDGLLLELTIPSISDSRLAHVTNEVPAEAALKGFHQTTLSLQNIAPTARILTELLGYEPVITEGKYHRFVNPLATAGGIVDLLEEDGGRKGLNAAGTIHHVAFRVPDDTAEQALLEKIRSAGLQVTDPIDRNYFHSLYFREPGGVLFEIATDMPGFMVDEPLDSLGESLKLPPQYEAYREQILAVLPNLHQ, from the coding sequence ATGAACAACCTTACAACCGGGTTACATCATATCACCGCCATTGTGGGAAATGCCCAACGAAATTACGACTTCTACACACAGGCACTTGGCTTGCGGTTTGTAAAAAAGACCGTCAATTTTGATGATCCGGGCACGTATCATTTTTACTATGGAAACTATGCCGCCGAGCCGGGCACAATCCTCACGTTTTTTCCTTGGGCCAATATCCGACAAGGGCGTGCAGGGATTGGGCAAGCGACCAGTATCGGCTACTCGGTTCCAGAAGGCGCATTTGGTTTTTGGAAAGAACGCTTTGACGCACTCGGCATTCGTTCTTTGTCACCCACAGAACGTTTCGGAGAGCCTGTTTTGGGCTTTTGGGATCCCGATGGTCTCTTGCTGGAACTCACGATTCCGTCCATCTCGGATTCCCGATTGGCGCATGTAACGAACGAGGTTCCGGCAGAAGCAGCGCTGAAGGGTTTCCACCAGACCACACTCTCACTCCAAAACATAGCCCCCACCGCCCGCATCCTGACAGAATTGCTTGGGTATGAGCCGGTTATAACGGAGGGCAAGTACCATCGCTTTGTTAATCCGTTAGCAACAGCAGGGGGCATTGTGGACTTGCTGGAAGAGGATGGTGGGCGTAAAGGGCTAAATGCCGCTGGAACCATTCATCATGTGGCTTTTCGCGTTCCGGATGATACGGCAGAGCAGGCATTATTAGAAAAAATCCGATCGGCTGGCCTACAAGTAACCGATCCGATAGACCGGAACTACTTTCACTCGTTATATTTCCGTGAGCCGGGCGGCGTTTTGTTCGAAATAGCCACCGATATGCCCGGTTTTATGGTAGATGAGCCATTGGACTCTTTGGGCGAGTCGCTGAAGTTGCCGCCACAATACGAGGCATACCGCGAGCAGATTTTGGCGGTTTTGCCTAATTTACATCAGTAA
- a CDS encoding M20/M25/M40 family metallo-hydrolase, producing the protein MKKQFLLLLCLLTPMYASSQSAEESLTQDEMSDHIRFIASDELRGRKPGTPGIDVAARYIAHHFEAYGLKQVPGVEGWFQTVPFTTVIPPQTGSITLAGKTYTQGDNLLTRDGQKSMLNALVVVAGYGWVDEKFGIDDYKGVDVRGKIVVVKMGTPNETNPGAAFNAGRKKKKFASDRGAVALIEVYDLAFPWNNAKNFVGRRQASVDDGVRFPHFWIKPDDAATFLQQNFGNAQAAVTSPGATFEGFPSYNVMGIVEGSDPLLKNEYLMLTAHYDHVGVGRPHPVVRADSIYNGARDNGMGAVALIAAAKALSAQRPKRSVLIVALTAEEMGLLGSRYLADHPVIPLNKIIFNLNIDNGGWNDTGLITVVGLERTTAAAEIKRGITDFGLRVIDDPAGEQGLFDRSDNVSFAAKGIPAPTFSAGFTAFDEQIMKYYHQAIDQPDENFDFAYLLKYCQTYARTARYIANRETPPFWVTGDKYEAVGKSLYGR; encoded by the coding sequence ATGAAAAAACAATTCCTACTCCTGCTCTGCTTGTTGACCCCGATGTACGCCTCTTCGCAGTCCGCAGAAGAATCCCTGACGCAAGACGAAATGAGTGACCATATTCGGTTTATCGCCTCCGACGAGTTACGCGGACGAAAACCGGGCACACCGGGCATAGACGTGGCCGCCCGATATATTGCACACCACTTTGAAGCCTATGGCCTCAAACAAGTTCCGGGAGTGGAAGGATGGTTCCAAACCGTACCTTTTACAACCGTCATTCCGCCCCAGACAGGTTCCATTACCTTAGCTGGAAAAACCTATACACAAGGGGATAACTTGCTGACGCGCGATGGGCAAAAATCCATGCTAAATGCCCTTGTTGTGGTTGCAGGATATGGCTGGGTGGACGAAAAATTCGGTATAGATGATTATAAAGGGGTGGATGTACGCGGAAAGATCGTGGTTGTTAAAATGGGGACGCCCAATGAAACAAACCCCGGCGCGGCATTTAATGCAGGACGCAAAAAAAAGAAGTTTGCATCGGATCGCGGTGCGGTTGCCCTTATCGAAGTATATGACTTGGCTTTCCCGTGGAACAATGCCAAAAACTTTGTAGGACGAAGACAAGCCTCGGTGGATGATGGCGTCCGTTTCCCACATTTTTGGATCAAGCCAGATGATGCCGCCACTTTTTTACAACAAAACTTTGGCAATGCACAAGCAGCCGTGACCAGCCCAGGCGCGACCTTTGAAGGCTTCCCCAGCTATAACGTCATGGGCATCGTTGAAGGCAGTGACCCCCTCCTCAAAAACGAATACCTGATGCTAACCGCGCATTATGATCATGTGGGGGTGGGCCGACCACACCCTGTTGTTCGTGCTGACAGTATTTATAATGGTGCAAGGGACAATGGCATGGGAGCCGTGGCGCTTATTGCAGCAGCCAAAGCCCTTTCCGCACAGCGCCCAAAACGTTCTGTGTTGATTGTCGCACTTACTGCGGAAGAAATGGGTCTGTTGGGGAGTCGTTATCTGGCAGATCATCCGGTGATCCCCCTTAATAAAATTATTTTCAATTTAAATATAGACAACGGTGGCTGGAATGATACAGGGCTGATTACGGTGGTGGGATTGGAAAGAACCACTGCCGCTGCCGAAATCAAGCGAGGTATAACCGATTTTGGGCTGCGGGTGATTGATGATCCGGCAGGAGAACAAGGACTATTTGACCGTTCCGATAACGTAAGTTTTGCCGCAAAGGGGATTCCAGCCCCCACATTTAGCGCTGGTTTTACGGCTTTCGACGAGCAGATAATGAAATACTATCATCAGGCCATTGACCAGCCAGACGAAAATTTTGACTTTGCTTATTTGCTGAAATACTGCCAAACGTATGCACGAACGGCCCGCTACATTGCAAACCGAGAGACGCCGCCTTTCTGGGTGACGGGCGATAAATATGAGGCTGTGGGCAAAAGCCTGTATGGGCGATAA
- a CDS encoding outer membrane lipoprotein carrier protein LolA → MKKTFLLTSLVLLTGLFTLLSAQSAQEVLNRMKAKYDATGAIKATFSQTMSQGTKSRNMTGTITMQKSKYRVETTDQTLVTDGKTTWAYSRQQKRVLIDHYQADENAFSPDMFFMKQSNRFNVQKLSDQKINGVDCFQMKFTPKSGDAVMKETLIWVRKSDNMPIRLSLLDQNNTRTLITLNNVQKNPAINTATFSFSAPKGVQVVDLR, encoded by the coding sequence ATGAAAAAAACCTTCTTATTAACCAGTTTGGTCTTATTGACCGGCTTATTTACCCTCCTGAGTGCCCAATCTGCACAAGAAGTACTAAACCGGATGAAAGCCAAATACGATGCAACGGGCGCCATTAAGGCCACCTTTTCGCAAACGATGAGCCAAGGCACCAAATCAAGAAACATGACTGGGACGATCACCATGCAAAAAAGCAAATACCGCGTGGAGACAACAGACCAAACCTTGGTGACAGATGGCAAAACGACTTGGGCCTATTCACGGCAACAAAAACGGGTTTTGATAGACCATTATCAGGCAGATGAAAATGCCTTCTCGCCCGATATGTTTTTCATGAAACAGTCGAATCGTTTCAATGTGCAAAAACTGTCGGATCAAAAAATCAATGGCGTAGATTGTTTCCAGATGAAGTTTACCCCTAAATCCGGCGATGCCGTCATGAAAGAGACCCTCATCTGGGTCAGAAAATCCGACAACATGCCCATTCGGCTTAGTTTGTTGGACCAGAACAATACGCGCACCCTCATCACCCTGAACAACGTTCAGAAAAATCCGGCCATTAATACGGCCACGTTTAGTTTTTCTGCTCCGAAAGGGGTCCAAGTAGTGGATTTACGATAA
- a CDS encoding flippase-like domain-containing protein, giving the protein MKQKLTYLLSFALALVLMVLALRGVSFEQLWMSLRDAEYRWLGPTVLVMVLSHWFRAWRWKLMLDHLPEARAESRVTTFRFPLYAIFISYMVNYVLPRVGEIVRVGSVARKERLSFSGVLGTVVADRTSDVIVLLLGFLSLIPLAHDKLLATYLRYFSPLIAWAVSGYGLLFWTLLAFAFGFAFWMARRYVRAGEGRFLRIWKGFKAGFVSYLQTPKQIQMLLSTVLIWASYTMMVLFSAYLLHLDDVVSWGIQDSWVLLVIGSLTSMIPTPGGVGSYHVIIRWAMVSLWGFSNENAIAFAIVTHTAQMIVYTLLGFVSLFLQGETIFGLFQYTAPLKSDTTS; this is encoded by the coding sequence ATGAAGCAAAAACTGACTTATCTCCTAAGTTTTGCTTTGGCGTTGGTGCTGATGGTGCTGGCGCTTCGTGGCGTATCGTTTGAACAACTTTGGATGTCGCTCCGTGATGCCGAATATCGGTGGTTGGGGCCAACGGTTCTGGTGATGGTTTTGAGCCACTGGTTTCGGGCTTGGCGATGGAAGTTGATGCTGGATCATCTGCCAGAAGCCCGAGCCGAAAGCCGTGTAACCACTTTTCGGTTTCCGTTGTATGCGATTTTTATTTCCTATATGGTGAACTACGTGCTACCACGAGTAGGGGAAATTGTGCGGGTGGGCAGTGTGGCACGCAAGGAACGGCTATCGTTTTCTGGGGTGTTGGGAACAGTGGTGGCCGACCGTACATCGGATGTGATTGTGTTGTTATTGGGGTTTTTGAGCCTTATCCCGTTGGCACACGATAAACTTCTGGCCACCTATCTTCGGTATTTTTCGCCGCTAATCGCATGGGCGGTATCGGGTTATGGATTGTTATTTTGGACCCTATTGGCTTTCGCTTTTGGTTTCGCTTTTTGGATGGCCCGACGTTATGTGCGTGCAGGAGAAGGGCGGTTTTTGCGGATATGGAAGGGCTTTAAGGCCGGGTTTGTGTCTTACCTTCAAACACCTAAGCAAATACAGATGCTCCTGTCCACCGTGCTCATTTGGGCCAGTTATACGATGATGGTACTCTTCTCGGCCTATCTGCTACATTTGGACGATGTGGTTTCTTGGGGCATACAGGATTCTTGGGTATTGCTCGTGATTGGCTCGCTCACTAGCATGATTCCAACACCCGGTGGAGTGGGCAGCTATCACGTCATTATCCGTTGGGCGATGGTCTCCCTTTGGGGCTTTTCCAATGAAAATGCTATTGCCTTTGCCATTGTTACCCACACGGCACAAATGATTGTGTACACCCTTTTAGGTTTTGTGAGTTTGTTCCTACAAGGTGAAACCATTTTCGGCCTCTTTCAATACACAGCTCCGCTAAAGTCTGATACAACTTCTTAG